Part of the Actinomycetota bacterium genome, AATCGCGCTGGCGGTCCTTGGCGGACTGCTGTGGGCGGCCGGTGGGCTGGGGCTCGGGTCGCTGCCGGGCGACCTTCGCTTCGGCAACGAAAAGTGGAGCTGCTACCTGCCCATCGCGACGGCGCTCCTGCTTTCGCTGCTGCTCACCCTGGTGCTCAATCTCGTGTGGCGGTGGTTCGGCAATTAGCAGGGAGGGGATACGAACCCTGGTCTACGCTGCCGAGGAGCCTCCGCTGTGTCCGGCGCGTCCGCGACCGCCGCGGCGTTTCCGATGCGAGCTAGGCTTGGCCGAGGAATTCGCGACCGGCCTGGCCGAACGTCCGGGGTTGGGTACCGTGCGGCTCTTGTACGAGAAGCCCTCGAGGTCCTCGCAGGCCAACACGGTGTTGAGGTGCTTCTCGATCGTGGTGAGCTTCTCTATCTCCTCGGGGGAGAGGAAGCTGATCGCGTTGCCGTCGGCTCCGGCCCGGGCTGTCCGCCCGATGCGGTGAACGTAGTCCTCGGCTGTGTGAGGGATGTCGTAGTTGACCACGTGGGTGATGCGGTCGATGTCGATGCCGCGCGCCACGACATCGGTCGCCACAAGCACGTGCGAGCGACCCGTCTTGAATGCGTGCAATGCCTTCTCGCGCTGACCCTGCGAGCGGTCGCCGTGAATCGCTTCGCTGCGCACGCCTCGCTTGGACAGCTGGCGGCTCACGCGATCCGCGCGATGCTTGGTGCGGGTGAACACGAGCGTGCGAGAGCCGCGATGGCGGGCAAGCAGCTCGACGAGCAAGTCGGTCTTTTGGGTGTTGCAGACCGGGAAGACGGACTGCACGACACGATCCACCGGCTTGGCCGGAGGTGACGTCTCCACGCGAACGGGATTGGTGAGCACCGAGTCGACCACGCTGATGACTTCAGACGCCATCGTCGCGCTAAAGAGCAGGTTCTGCCTCTTCGCGGGAAGCAGCGCCAGGATGCGGCGCACGTCAGGCCAGAACCCCATGTCGAGCATGCGGTCGGCCTCGTCAAGAACGAGGGTCTCGACCTGCGACAGGTCGACAGCTCCTTGGGAATGAAGGTCCAGCAAGCGGCCGGGGCATGCGATCACGACGTCCACCCCTCGACGCAGCGCGTCCTTCTGTGGCTTCTGACCGACACCGCCAAAGATGACCACCGAGCGGTGACCTGTGCTCCGCGAAGCCTCACGGGTCACGTCGGCGATCTGCGTCGCCAGTTCGCGGGTCGGGGTGATCACGAGTGCGCGGATTCCGCGCCTGGTCGGGGTCCGCTGCAACATCGGCAGTACGAACGCAGCGGTCTTACCCGTGCCCGTCTGGGCAACGCCCACGACATCGCGACCCTCAAGCACGTGGGGAATCGCATCGCGCTGGATCGGCGTGGGGTCGGTGTAGCCCATCTTGTCTACGGCAGACAGAAGGCGCGGCTCAAGGCCAAGTGATTCAAACGACATTCAGTTGTCTCCTTCGAGCGTGCCAGCCCTATGTCGGGCGGCACCGCGTTGTAGACGCAGTTGCTCAAGAAGGTCGTCGCTCTCTTCGGCGACGCATGACAACCGGGTCTTTGGGAAAAGCCTCACGCAGTGTAGCACGTTTCTACACGGCGGGCATCGACCCCGAGCGTGAGTGGCTGCGCACCTTCGGGAGCAGCACCGCCACGAGCACCGCCATGCCGATGAATACCACCCCCGCGACGAGCAAGAGGATCGGGGCCGCGATCTGCCCCTCGAAGAAGCTCAGGACCGACTGGAGGGTGAACATCACGACACCAGCTGCACCGAAGCCGAGCAGCACTCCACGCCTGAGCGGTATACTCCCCGCGATCGCAGCGACTGACGCCGCAATGCCGAGCCATGCGGCCCATGCCTGAGGTTCTCCCTGATTCGTGTTCTGCAGCATCATCAGTCCGGAGATCGTCGTGAAGGATCCGAACGCCAGCGCCATGTTCGAAGGCGTGAGCCGTTCGGTCGCGCCGAGGGCCACCCACGTGAGCCCGACGGCGAGCACCACTACTCCCGGAATCCAGAAATCGAGCGTGTCCGGAGCTGCAAGCTCGAACGCCAGCTGGGTCGTCATGAACACGGCCCCCGAGAAGGCGAGCAGGGTGATGCCGCCCTTGCGCAACCACCATGTGATGCCCCCCGCGAGCGTACCCGCCACCCCGCCGCTGAGGGCGGTCCATGTGCCGACGTAGTCGATCTCGGCCGCCGTCGGCGTGCCAAGGACGTGCACCGCGATGGGATTGGCCGCCATGGCAGCCGTCACGGCCGTCGCTACGATTCCGGTGCCGAGGAGCATCTGGGCAAGTCGTCGGGCAGGCTGATCGTCTATGCGGTCGATGAACGTTCCGGCCGTGTACGCCGCCACCGTACCGATCGCGGGCACCGCGACGCGACCGAAGACACCGATCTCCTCCCAGAACCCCGCAACGAGCGCAACACCGCCCGCGGCAAGGAAGGCCGTGCCGACGTATCCGGCAATCTCCGAGACCATCGGGATCGCTTTCGCGCCTCTCGCGCGCGAGCGACGGAATCCCATGACCGCGACGAGCAGGATCACGATCCCAACGCCGATGAGGGCGACCGGGGCTCCAATCCCGCTGCCAAACACGTCGGTCACTGCTTCGGCGGCGAACACCACGACACCCGCAGCTCCACAGCCGAGAACCACCGTGCGCCGGATCTTGACTCCACCGACAGTGAGCCCGACGGCAGCCGCAAGTCCGAGCCACAACGCCCACGGCGCGGACCACATGCCACGCGCCATGTCGGCAGGCCCCCCGGACCCTCCGGTGAGCGCCATGAGCTCGATACCACCAAGGATCCCGAGGCACGCAAGCGCAAGCCCGGCATCTGCCGGATCGAGCATTCCCCTCAGGGCCAATGCGCCCCACACCACGCCCACGAACACGAGAACGGCACCGGCACCCCACTCGGGGCCATCGATAGGAATGAGCGGAAGGACCAGAAGCGACGCCACTCCGACACCGATTCCGAACGCAAGGTGCTGCATCCACGTTCGACGCTTCCACCACACGAGTCCGCCGACCACAGCCGCGCTTGCGAAGGCGGAGAACCAGCCCCACTCCGACGGCGACGACGCCCGATCGCAAAGCCTCCGAGGAGCCCGGCGACCGCCAGGCCGGACGCGATTCCCACGCGGCCCCACGTGCCGAGTGCGGTCCAGAACGCGGCCACCAGCGCCACGACGGCCGCGAGCGCAAGTGCACCCCCGACATAGCCGAGGACCTCCGCCACGACCGGAATCCCCCGCTGGGGCTTCCGCCCGGCGGGACCGCTCGCTGAACCTGCAAGCTCCTCCATGACCGGCCTCTCCCCTCGGCGAGCCTCGCCTTCAGATGCGCACGGCCCCCGGCCAAGGCTCGCACCTGGCGGCGGTCCAAAGCGTGTTCACATACGAGAGCGCGAAGTGGTTCTGGGCCAGGTGCAACCAGAACGCGCCGGAGTCGGTGAGATCGAGCGAGCCGTTTCGCCGCCGCGCGAGGCCCGCAGTCGTGATCGCGCGGAGCCATCGTCGCGCCTTCTCGGCGTCATCGCCTAGCGCGTCGTCGAGCGCCATCATCGGAATGCTCGTGTCGTAGAAGCGCCAGTAGAGCCACCACCAGCCACCCATCTCGCCTTCGAACGGCATGCGAAGCGCGATGGGCGACCGGTCCTTGGCAAGTGAGTTCTCCCACTCGGCGAGATCGAATGTGTTGAGAGTGAACCCGTCGGGCAGGTGGGAGCCCGAACCGGGACCGATGCCGATGTAGCCATCCCGCGTGACCGAGGAGTAGCGTGGTGCGCCACCGCGTTTGAACCCCCACACACTCACGCGTTCGAAGTCGTGCGTCTCGCACCACGCAGCGATTGCGCGGTATTGCTCCCGTCTCGTGGCGAGGTCGGGCATCTTGACACCCTGCAGGTGTAGGTACTCGCCCACGGCTGTGTACGGGAACGTGAAGAGCGGGTACGTGGTGATCTGGTCGGCGCCAAGTTCGGCGGCTCGCTCGAGGTCGGCGATGACGCCCGCGGTCTCCTGCCCCGGCAACGCGAACATGATGTCGGCGTTGACCGATGCGAAGCCGCCGGCAACCAGCAGCGAAAGTGCGTCCTCGACCACCTCGCGCGCGTAGCGTCTGCCGATGATGTCGAGTGCCTCGCGCCGGAACGACTGCACGCCGAGAGACACGAGCGACACACCGAGGTCACGCAGGTGTGCGACGATCTCCGGCGTCACGTCTGCGGGGCCGGTCTCGATGCAGATGTCGCCGGTCAGGTCGAAGCGCCCCCGCACCCGCTCGAGCACGCGGCCCACGCTCGCGAGCGCGAGTGTCGGCGTGCCTCCTCCCACGTACACGCTCGTGACCTCGGCTGGCCCGACGGCATCGGCCCACCGGTCGACCTCGGCAAGCGCAGCCCGCGTGTAGGGCTCAACGAGCGCCTCGTCGTAGGCGACCTTCGTGTACGGACAGTAGGGGCAGCAGTTGCGACAGAATGGAACGTGCAGGTAGAGCGAGGTGCGCTCGACGCGACCGGGAACCCAGTCGGGTTCGGGCGGCGCAAAGACCCACGATTGCGCGGACCCGACCATGTGTCGCCGCACCGCGCGGGTCATCGCCCTCGAGACGCCCTGTCCGGGTCCGCTCATACGTACCTCGCCAGTCCCCAGGCGGCGCTCGGGCGCAGCCGCTGCGCCTCGGAGATCTCCGTACATGCAGCGTAGCCGCAATCGGCGCAGACCGCATCCACGGCACGGCAGCACATCGACTCGCCGTCGACATCGGCGACGAGCGCGACCGGCAACCTCCTTGGCCAGTCGCCACGCTGCAGGGCACGCAGCCCGGCGCGCGAGTTGATGAGCGGCAGGCCTTCGCGCTTGAGTGCGAGCAGCTCGTCGATGACGGGAGCGCGCTCCTCGGCGGAAAGGAAGAGCTCGTCGATGCCGTAGTACGGCGTGTGGAAGTAGACCATGACGCCGATGACGGGCAGTCGCGTGTCGCGGACCCAACGCAGGAACGGCCCGACGCCCGGAGCCGTGAACCGGTCGATCACGTAGATGACGGCGGTCTTAGCGTGCGGCTTGTCGCGCACGGCACGCTCGACCTCGGCGAAGTGGTCGCCGCGGCGCATCTCGAACACGCCCGGAAGCCCGTCCATGCTCACCCAGACGAGGTCCGCCGAGGAGGCGAGCCCGAGGGTCCCGTTCGTGTAGACGTGCACGTGGAAGTAGCCGATGCGGCGCGCCTCGGCGATCGCGTCTTCGAGGGTGCGCTCGCCATCGCGCCACAACATCGGCTCGCCGCCGCTGAAGTACGCCTCGCGACAGCCCCGGTCGTACGCGGAGCGCAGGCGATCGACGAGTTCGTCCCACGTCATGTCCGGCCGGCCGGTGTTGGACACGTGACACTCGCGGCACGCGAGGTTGCAGCGGTCCGTGACGGCGAGGCCGCAGATCAGCGGCCCGGCTGTACGGGTCACGAGGAAGTGCCACCCGTATGGGACGTAGTATCGGAGCCGAGCGAGCACCGGCTGCTCCTCCCTACACCAGCTTCGAGCCGACGAGCCGCGCGACTTCGGCCTTGTCGCAGTTGCCGTCCGTCTCGGCGATGACGAGCCCGATCGCGCGACCCATGTCGCGCTTCTCGGAGATGCCGTTCTCGGCGACCACGCGATCGACGATCGCGGCGAGCTCATCACCGGCGACCTGCTTTGGGAGGTAGCCCGCGAGGATGTCGACCTGGGTCTGCAGAAGAGCCGTGCGGTCGGCGTCGGTGTCCGCCTTGATCGAGGCTTCGAGTGTCTCGCCGGTCTGCTTGATGAGCTTCTTCACCAGCGCGACGACATCCGCATCGGAGACCGTCTCGCCCGATTCCTTTTCCTTTATGTCGATCTCGTTCTTCACGAGGCGAAGGATCGACAGCCGCGGCTTGTCCTTCTCGCGCATCGCCTTCGTGATCTCGGAGATGATGAGGTCCCTGTCCATGACGCCCCCCGTTGCCGAAGTACCGTGCCTATGAGGGAACCGTACCACGCGGCCGGGCGGGCCTCTACGGGTTCGAACGCATCACGACAGTCGGCCAGCTCGAATGGGATGCCCGTCCACTGCCTCGCGCACGATCGGGCAAGTCATACAGTGGCAGCCGCC contains:
- a CDS encoding DUF2905 family protein is translated as MGGLQGIGKMLIGIGIALAVLGGLLWAAGGLGLGSLPGDLRFGNEKWSCYLPIATALLLSLLLTLVLNLVWRWFGN
- a CDS encoding DEAD/DEAH box helicase; this encodes MSFESLGLEPRLLSAVDKMGYTDPTPIQRDAIPHVLEGRDVVGVAQTGTGKTAAFVLPMLQRTPTRRGIRALVITPTRELATQIADVTREASRSTGHRSVVIFGGVGQKPQKDALRRGVDVVIACPGRLLDLHSQGAVDLSQVETLVLDEADRMLDMGFWPDVRRILALLPAKRQNLLFSATMASEVISVVDSVLTNPVRVETSPPAKPVDRVVQSVFPVCNTQKTDLLVELLARHRGSRTLVFTRTKHRADRVSRQLSKRGVRSEAIHGDRSQGQREKALHAFKTGRSHVLVATDVVARGIDIDRITHVVNYDIPHTAEDYVHRIGRTARAGADGNAISFLSPEEIEKLTTIEKHLNTVLACEDLEGFSYKSRTVPNPGRSARPVANSSAKPSSHRKRRGGRGRAGHSGGSSAA
- a CDS encoding radical SAM protein; its protein translation is MSGPGQGVSRAMTRAVRRHMVGSAQSWVFAPPEPDWVPGRVERTSLYLHVPFCRNCCPYCPYTKVAYDEALVEPYTRAALAEVDRWADAVGPAEVTSVYVGGGTPTLALASVGRVLERVRGRFDLTGDICIETGPADVTPEIVAHLRDLGVSLVSLGVQSFRREALDIIGRRYAREVVEDALSLLVAGGFASVNADIMFALPGQETAGVIADLERAAELGADQITTYPLFTFPYTAVGEYLHLQGVKMPDLATRREQYRAIAAWCETHDFERVSVWGFKRGGAPRYSSVTRDGYIGIGPGSGSHLPDGFTLNTFDLAEWENSLAKDRSPIALRMPFEGEMGGWWWLYWRFYDTSIPMMALDDALGDDAEKARRWLRAITTAGLARRRNGSLDLTDSGAFWLHLAQNHFALSYVNTLWTAARCEPWPGAVRI
- a CDS encoding radical SAM protein, whose product is MLARLRYYVPYGWHFLVTRTAGPLICGLAVTDRCNLACRECHVSNTGRPDMTWDELVDRLRSAYDRGCREAYFSGGEPMLWRDGERTLEDAIAEARRIGYFHVHVYTNGTLGLASSADLVWVSMDGLPGVFEMRRGDHFAEVERAVRDKPHAKTAVIYVIDRFTAPGVGPFLRWVRDTRLPVIGVMVYFHTPYYGIDELFLSAEERAPVIDELLALKREGLPLINSRAGLRALQRGDWPRRLPVALVADVDGESMCCRAVDAVCADCGYAACTEISEAQRLRPSAAWGLARYV
- a CDS encoding GatB/YqeY domain-containing protein, producing MDRDLIISEITKAMREKDKPRLSILRLVKNEIDIKEKESGETVSDADVVALVKKLIKQTGETLEASIKADTDADRTALLQTQVDILAGYLPKQVAGDELAAIVDRVVAENGISEKRDMGRAIGLVIAETDGNCDKAEVARLVGSKLV